A window from Planococcus maritimus encodes these proteins:
- a CDS encoding cell wall-binding repeat-containing protein, translating to MPKKIFTSVMATTLALTVVGIYDSQQADAAEGDFELTIMHTNDTHANLDNAPKRATLVKQLRAENANNLLLDAGDVFSGTLYFNSFQGQADLELMNYMGYDAMVFGNHEFDLGSSADGHGALAEFVGNADFPMLGANVDFSKDDKMSPLVAGDAFTKTAANGQIYSGVVQEVNGEEVGIFGLTTAETADISSPVDVEFTDYLEAAEEAVTWFEDQDVNKIVALTHIGYNDNVAVDNDRTLAAEVDGIDVIVGGHTHTKLLPPVQVEDTVIVQANEYNKFLGQLDVTFDEAGNVTNFVGEHHEVALADADEEAAAILKPFADEIDDLKKKEIGVEANVFLNGTRGEFGIRSSETNLGNFITDGMLAKAKTINPETTIALQNGGGIRASIDEGPITYGEVLTVLPFGNALAIMEVTGQELTEALERSVQATPAEGEKTIPEFGGFLHVSGMFFNYDAKAPVGERVLSAFVDTGDGEYTELDMEETYTVATNTFTAKGGDGYDMFAKAYAEGRVTEPGFTDWEMFEEHAQSFADEGIEPYEERRINQVRLSGENRYETAIAVSKQGWESADTVVIARGDQYADALTAAPLADQYDAPILLTRSGALASGVAEEIARLGATNAIVLGGTQAVSADVFAELEGLDLDVERIGGATRYDTAVAIADELETDGTEAVVVSGVNFPDALSAGSYAAVNDKPILLTRPDYIPAATADELEFYDTTTIIGGSQAVSEEVADAMPDATRVSGADRYLTSAAVAELLFEDAGEGLAANGQNFPDALTGNALAAAYEAPMLLVKKDSVNATVETRAHYYGTVFTSGGTQVVSPKVIKALHD from the coding sequence ATGCCGAAAAAGATTTTCACTTCTGTAATGGCGACGACACTGGCTTTAACAGTCGTTGGGATTTACGATTCGCAACAAGCGGACGCAGCTGAAGGCGATTTCGAGTTAACGATCATGCACACGAATGACACGCACGCAAATCTTGACAATGCGCCGAAACGCGCAACTTTGGTTAAGCAATTGCGAGCGGAGAATGCCAACAACCTATTGCTTGATGCAGGCGATGTCTTCTCAGGAACACTGTATTTCAACTCATTCCAGGGGCAAGCTGACCTAGAACTCATGAACTACATGGGCTATGACGCCATGGTATTCGGAAACCATGAATTCGACTTGGGATCTAGTGCAGATGGGCACGGAGCACTTGCTGAGTTTGTTGGAAATGCGGACTTCCCAATGCTTGGGGCTAACGTGGACTTCTCGAAAGATGACAAGATGTCACCGCTTGTAGCGGGAGACGCTTTCACCAAAACTGCTGCCAATGGCCAAATCTATAGCGGTGTCGTACAAGAAGTGAATGGCGAGGAAGTCGGGATCTTCGGTTTGACCACTGCTGAAACAGCAGATATCTCAAGCCCAGTAGATGTAGAATTTACGGATTATCTTGAGGCTGCCGAAGAAGCAGTTACTTGGTTTGAGGACCAAGACGTTAATAAAATCGTTGCTTTGACTCATATTGGCTACAATGACAACGTGGCAGTGGACAACGACCGCACTCTAGCTGCAGAAGTGGATGGCATCGACGTCATCGTCGGTGGACATACACACACAAAACTATTGCCACCTGTGCAAGTAGAAGATACAGTCATTGTTCAAGCGAACGAATACAATAAGTTCCTAGGTCAACTGGATGTCACTTTCGATGAAGCTGGAAACGTAACAAACTTCGTTGGTGAGCATCATGAAGTTGCGCTTGCTGATGCAGACGAAGAGGCCGCAGCTATTCTCAAGCCTTTCGCAGATGAAATCGATGACTTAAAGAAAAAAGAAATCGGAGTTGAAGCAAATGTCTTCCTAAACGGCACGCGCGGAGAATTCGGAATTCGTTCAAGTGAAACAAACCTTGGAAACTTCATTACTGATGGCATGCTCGCAAAAGCAAAAACAATCAATCCTGAAACGACAATTGCGCTTCAAAATGGCGGTGGCATCCGTGCTTCTATCGATGAGGGACCGATTACTTATGGGGAGGTCTTGACTGTCCTGCCATTCGGCAACGCTTTGGCAATCATGGAAGTCACTGGCCAGGAACTCACAGAAGCACTTGAGCGTAGTGTCCAAGCGACTCCTGCAGAGGGTGAAAAAACTATTCCAGAATTTGGTGGATTCCTGCACGTATCCGGTATGTTCTTCAACTATGATGCCAAAGCACCAGTCGGCGAACGTGTCCTGTCTGCTTTCGTAGATACAGGAGATGGTGAATATACAGAATTGGATATGGAAGAAACATATACAGTCGCAACGAATACTTTCACTGCTAAAGGCGGCGACGGCTATGACATGTTCGCTAAAGCTTATGCTGAAGGCCGTGTAACGGAGCCAGGTTTCACAGACTGGGAAATGTTCGAAGAGCACGCACAATCCTTCGCTGACGAAGGCATAGAGCCATACGAAGAGCGCCGCATCAACCAAGTGCGCTTGTCTGGTGAAAACCGTTACGAAACAGCAATCGCTGTATCGAAACAAGGCTGGGAATCTGCTGACACGGTCGTCATCGCACGCGGTGACCAGTATGCAGACGCTTTGACAGCAGCTCCACTTGCTGATCAATACGATGCGCCAATCCTATTGACGCGCTCTGGAGCACTTGCTTCTGGTGTTGCTGAAGAAATCGCACGCCTTGGCGCAACAAACGCCATCGTTCTTGGCGGCACACAAGCTGTTTCAGCTGATGTATTTGCTGAACTAGAAGGTCTTGACCTTGATGTAGAACGTATTGGCGGAGCCACTCGCTATGATACAGCTGTGGCAATCGCAGATGAACTTGAGACAGATGGCACTGAAGCAGTCGTCGTAAGCGGCGTGAACTTCCCAGATGCCTTGTCTGCTGGTTCGTATGCAGCTGTTAACGACAAACCAATCCTATTAACACGCCCAGATTACATTCCTGCAGCAACAGCAGACGAACTTGAATTCTACGATACAACAACGATCATCGGAGGATCTCAAGCCGTTTCTGAAGAAGTAGCAGATGCAATGCCGGATGCAACACGTGTCAGCGGTGCAGACCGTTACTTGACGTCTGCAGCAGTAGCAGAGCTATTGTTTGAAGACGCTGGCGAAGGCTTGGCAGCTAACGGCCAAAACTTCCCAGATGCTTTGACTGGAAACGCACTCGCTGCAGCTTATGAAGCACCGATGCTTCTAGTCAAAAAAGACTCTGTGAACGCTACAGTCGAAACACGTGCCCACTACTACGGCACTGTCTTCACTTCAGGCGGTACACAAGTCGTTTCACCAAAAGTCATCAAAGCTTTGCACGACTGA